A stretch of DNA from Streptomyces gobiensis:
GGTGGTCTCCCAGCACTCCAGCCCCACCGCCTTCTTCGTCGAGGACGCCACCGGCAAGGTCGTGATACGCCCCGGCAAACACGACGTCATCGGGGCGGAGAAGGTGCTGGACCGCTTTGAGCAGCACCACGGCGACCGTGGCGGCCAGCTCAAGATCGGCCCGCTCACGCTGGGTTCCTCCCGCGGTGGCACGATCGGCTACAAGCACGAGGAGTGGGTGGTCCGTTCCGGCCGCCAGCTCTTCATCCATGGCGAGGCCAGCGACGCGGGCGGCGGCCTGTCCATCGGTGCCCCAGCCGAGGGCGGCGTCTTCATCATGTCCACCAAGCCCCAGGATGAACTGATCCGGGGCGAGAACAACAAACTCCTGGGCTTCGGCATCGGTGCGGGCGCAGCCGCCCTGACGGGCGTGGTCTTTCTGATCCTCAGCTTTCTCAGCTGAGCCCGGGCCCCCGGAGTACATCGAAAGTCGCAGCAGCGGTTCGTCATCGGCGACGACGAACCGCGGCGTATCGGCGGAGACGCTGGAGGGGAGTGAGAGGAGCTCCCCTTGATCATCGGCCTGATCATCGCCGCTGAGATCGGCTTCTGGGTGCTGCTGGCCGCCGGACTGAGCCTGCGCTATCTGGCGAAGATGCCGCGCCTTGGAGCAGCGGTGCTGCTCTGTGAGCCACTGCTGGAGGTGGTGCTGCTCATCGCCACCGCCATCGAGCTGAAGGGCGGCGCGGCACCGGGCTGGCGGCATGGCCTGGCCGCGGTGTACATCGGCTTTACGGTGACCCATGGCCACTACATGATCAAGTGGGCCGACGGTCACGTCGCCCACCGCCTCGCGGGAGGCCCCCCGCCGGTCAAGCCACCTCGCTACGGGATGGCGCGGGCCCTGCACGAGTGGAAGATGGCCGCCCGCGCGGTGGGCGCCGCGGCGATCGCCGCGGCGCTGCTTCAGGCCGCCGTCCGGTACGTCGGCGCCGCGGACCAGATCGTGCCGCTGCGCGACTGGCAGACGAAGATGGCCCTGGTCGCCGTGATCAGCGTGATCTGGGCGCTCACCTACACCCTGTGGCCCAAGAAGTCCCCCGCCAACGCATAGCGAGCGCGCCTGGCGTGCCCCCAACCCCGCCCCTCCCCGAAACCGGTGGCTGCCGCCCCGGGGCCCCCGAGTGTTGTGGGCACTCGGGCCGCCCGAGGGGCGATGGGGGTACCTCCCAGCCCGTTCAGGGCCTGGGGGAGGGTGGGCACAACACCGGCCACCGGCCCGCACCGGGCCCCCGGGGCGGAGCCCCGCCGCGCGGCGGAGCCGCATGTCGGTACAGCCGGGAAGGGGCGGGATTGGGGAACCCCCACCCCCGTGCCGGGGCGGAGCCCCGCCACGCGGCGGAGCCGTATATCGGTGCAGCTGGGAAGGGGCGGCATGGGGGAACCCCCACTCCCGCCGCCGGGGCGGAGCCGTATATGGGCGGGCATAGGGGAGGCCCACACCGCGCGGCGGAGCCGCGGGAGACGGGGCTCAGCGGTTCTCGCCGGGCACCCACAGGATGTCGCCGAGCTCC
This window harbors:
- a CDS encoding E3 ubiquitin ligase family protein, yielding MVWVGLIGLAVAVVCGYLAWVANTRIRSMESTETLSVSDLRALRSAAVEAAGEGQFRYRCEVVGAAREHKNGALSSELEKVDCVWHKHKVTHKYEEITRDSKGRRQRRTRSEVVSQHSSPTAFFVEDATGKVVIRPGKHDVIGAEKVLDRFEQHHGDRGGQLKIGPLTLGSSRGGTIGYKHEEWVVRSGRQLFIHGEASDAGGGLSIGAPAEGGVFIMSTKPQDELIRGENNKLLGFGIGAGAAALTGVVFLILSFLS